Proteins from a genomic interval of Panthera uncia isolate 11264 chromosome C1 unlocalized genomic scaffold, Puncia_PCG_1.0 HiC_scaffold_4, whole genome shotgun sequence:
- the PDZK1IP1 gene encoding PDZK1-interacting protein 1 gives MSALILLILGLFTAVPPASCQQGLGNLQPWMQGLIAVAVFLVLVAIAFAVNHFWCQEEPEPMNTVMTVGNKADGILVGTDGRYSSMAASFRSNEHENAYENIPEEEGRVRSTPM, from the exons ATGTCGGCCCTCATCCTGCTCATTCTGGGCCTGTTCACGGCAGTGCCACCCGCCAGCTGTCAGCAAG GCCTGGGGAACCTGCAGCcctggatgcagggcttaatcGCTGTGGCTGTGTTCCTGGTCCTGGTCGCAATTGCCTTTGCTGTCAACCACTTCTGGTGCCAGGAAGAGCC GGAGCCCATGAACACAGTCATGACCGTTGGAAACAAGGCAGATGGAATCCTAGTAGGAACAGACGGAAGGTACTCCTCGATGGCGGCCAGCTTCAG GTCCAACGAGCACGAGAATGCCTATGAGAATATCCctgaggaggagggcagggtccGAAGCACCCCCATGTGA